A genomic segment from Sphingopyxis sp. DBS4 encodes:
- a CDS encoding sterol desaturase family protein, which translates to MSAAAAIALSALAMTAIVGVRYLLSSGGFALATRLKHPGLYRGLEAQMRHEIGWSLASAAIYGVPAGIVAWGWQARGWTRIYSDIHAFPLWYLPASLFAYLLIHDTWFYWTHRWMHRPRLFRIAHAVHHRSRPPTAWAAMSFHPVEAISGAIVIPALGFLIPIHVAVLGLVLAIMTVMGVGNHMGWEMFPRALVHGPAGRWLITATHHEAHHAAYRGNYGLYFRFWDKACGTDIGLGAFAAAGRGERAADG; encoded by the coding sequence ATGAGCGCCGCCGCCGCCATCGCGCTGTCGGCGCTTGCGATGACGGCGATCGTCGGGGTTCGCTATCTGCTCAGCAGCGGCGGCTTCGCGCTGGCGACGCGGCTGAAGCATCCCGGCCTCTACCGCGGACTCGAAGCGCAGATGCGGCACGAGATCGGGTGGAGCCTGGCGAGCGCCGCGATCTACGGCGTGCCCGCGGGCATCGTCGCCTGGGGATGGCAGGCGCGCGGCTGGACGCGCATCTACAGCGATATCCACGCCTTTCCGCTCTGGTATCTGCCCGCCAGCCTCTTCGCCTATCTGCTGATCCACGACACCTGGTTCTATTGGACGCATCGCTGGATGCACCGCCCCCGGCTGTTCCGCATCGCGCACGCCGTCCATCACCGGAGCCGCCCGCCGACCGCCTGGGCGGCGATGAGCTTTCACCCCGTCGAGGCGATCAGCGGCGCGATCGTCATCCCGGCGCTGGGATTCCTCATCCCGATCCATGTCGCGGTGCTGGGGCTTGTGCTGGCCATCATGACGGTGATGGGCGTCGGCAACCATATGGGGTGGGAGATGTTCCCGCGCGCGCTGGTCCATGGACCGGCGGGGCGATGGCTGATAACCGCGACGCATCACGAAGCGCATCACGCGGCCTATCGGGGGAATTATGGCCTTTACTTCCGTTTCTGGGACAAGGCGTGCGGCACGGATATCGGGCTGGGCGCTTTTGCCGCTGCTGGCCGCGGCGAGCGCGCCGCCGACGGTTGA
- a CDS encoding DUF2141 domain-containing protein, translating into MPLLAAASAPPTVEVSITGLRNAKGQVLVCLTTNPKAFPDCSKDKASVRMAVKAVDAGDFIVHAPADGTYAIAVVHDENGNNRMDMALFLPKEGFGFSRNPAIRMGPPKFKAASFAVAGEVRQTIRMKYML; encoded by the coding sequence TTGCCGCTGCTGGCCGCGGCGAGCGCGCCGCCGACGGTTGAGGTCAGCATCACCGGGCTGCGCAATGCCAAGGGGCAGGTCCTCGTCTGCCTGACGACGAACCCGAAAGCCTTTCCCGATTGCAGCAAGGACAAGGCGTCGGTGCGGATGGCGGTGAAGGCCGTCGATGCGGGCGACTTCATCGTCCATGCACCCGCCGACGGCACCTATGCGATCGCGGTCGTTCACGATGAAAACGGCAACAACAGGATGGACATGGCGCTGTTCCTGCCGAAGGAGGGCTTCGGCTTCTCGCGCAACCCGGCGATCCGCATGGGGCCGCCGAAGTTCAAGGCGGCGAGCTTTGCGGTCGCGGGCGAGGTGCGGCAGACGATCCGGATGAAATATATGCTGTGA